The following coding sequences are from one Streptomyces sp. NBC_01485 window:
- a CDS encoding ABC transporter permease, with the protein MTSTPTRAAELRPTGPDEPAVRAAKAPGVLGRRAVAALSFRNIGAVHVWLLIVALFSVWAPDTFPTVITVKQVLNGNAVAGLVALSVVLPLAARVFDLSVAYTMSLTSVLTAHFLVSTGLGPATAIALAMAAALLVGVVNGVVVVMLRVDSFIATLATGALVQSLITMVTGDSSVTGLRLLAKPFSSIAQLDAGGITLPVLYLFLAALAIWFLLEHTATGRRLYATGFNADAARLQGVRTDRLRFLTLVTSALLSGFAGVVFASSVGSGSPTAGTPYLLSAYAAAFVGATQLRAGRFNAWGTVIAVLLLGTGITGLGLATSAQWAASLFTGSVLIVALVLTGGRIALPPVLRRRRPPTAAEADDVPDPDKEVR; encoded by the coding sequence ATGACATCCACCCCGACCCGGGCCGCGGAGCTCCGGCCGACCGGACCGGACGAACCCGCGGTCCGCGCCGCGAAGGCACCGGGCGTGCTCGGCCGGCGGGCGGTGGCCGCGCTGTCGTTCCGCAACATCGGCGCCGTCCACGTCTGGCTGCTGATCGTCGCGCTCTTCTCCGTGTGGGCGCCGGACACGTTCCCGACCGTCATCACGGTCAAACAGGTCCTGAACGGCAACGCCGTGGCCGGGCTGGTGGCGCTCAGTGTCGTCCTTCCGCTGGCCGCGCGCGTCTTCGACCTGTCGGTCGCCTACACCATGTCCCTCACCAGTGTGCTGACCGCCCACTTCCTGGTCTCCACGGGCCTCGGCCCCGCCACCGCGATCGCCCTGGCGATGGCCGCCGCCCTGCTGGTCGGGGTGGTCAACGGCGTCGTGGTGGTGATGCTGCGGGTCGACTCGTTCATCGCCACGCTGGCCACCGGCGCGCTGGTCCAGTCCCTGATCACCATGGTCACCGGCGACAGTTCCGTCACCGGCCTGCGGCTCCTGGCGAAACCGTTCTCGAGCATCGCCCAACTGGATGCGGGCGGCATCACGCTGCCGGTGCTGTATCTGTTCCTCGCCGCGCTGGCCATCTGGTTCCTGCTCGAACACACCGCGACGGGGCGGCGGTTGTACGCGACGGGCTTCAACGCCGACGCGGCCCGCCTGCAAGGGGTGCGCACCGACCGGTTGCGCTTTCTGACCCTGGTGACGTCCGCGCTGCTCTCGGGTTTCGCCGGAGTCGTCTTCGCGTCCTCCGTGGGGTCCGGTTCGCCGACCGCGGGCACTCCGTATCTGCTCTCGGCCTACGCGGCGGCGTTCGTCGGGGCGACCCAGCTGCGCGCGGGCCGCTTCAACGCCTGGGGCACGGTGATCGCGGTGCTGCTGCTCGGCACCGGCATCACCGGGCTCGGGCTCGCCACCAGCGCGCAGTGGGCCGCGAGCCTGTTCACCGGCTCGGTGCTCATCGTCGCGCTCGTCCTCACGGGCGGACGGATCGCCCTGCCGCCTGTCCTTCGCCGACGGAGGCCACCCACGGCCGCCGAGGCCGATGACGTACCCGACCCGGACAAGGAGGTCCGATGA
- a CDS encoding NAD(P)-dependent alcohol dehydrogenase, which translates to MKAVQYRTVGSAPEVVEVPVPEPGPGQVLLKVTAAGLCHSDLAVMSWPKEQFPYPLPMTLGHEGVGTVAALGRGATGVAEGDEVAVYGPWGCGRCRMCAEGRENCCPHAAGLGITPPGLGSPGALAEYLVVDSPRHLVPLNGLDPVQAAPLTDAGLTPYHAIRTSLPKLVPGSTAVVVGVGGLGHLAVQLLRALTPARVVALDVGEEKLELARAVGAHEALFSDGEAATRVRELTDGIGAEVVLDFVGSEPTLAVAAASVAVAGDVTVVGIGGGTLAVGFGGGLPFEVSASAPYWGSRRELVEVLELARQGLVRSRVETFSIEDAPTAYERLHAGEVDGRAVVLPHA; encoded by the coding sequence ATGAAGGCCGTTCAGTACCGGACGGTGGGAAGCGCGCCCGAGGTCGTGGAGGTTCCCGTGCCCGAGCCGGGACCGGGCCAGGTGCTGCTCAAGGTGACGGCCGCGGGACTGTGCCACTCCGACCTCGCGGTCATGAGCTGGCCGAAGGAGCAGTTCCCCTATCCCCTGCCGATGACGCTCGGCCACGAGGGCGTCGGCACGGTCGCGGCCCTGGGCCGCGGAGCCACCGGCGTGGCCGAGGGCGACGAGGTGGCCGTGTACGGCCCGTGGGGCTGTGGCCGCTGCCGCATGTGCGCGGAGGGCAGGGAGAACTGCTGCCCCCACGCCGCCGGGCTCGGCATCACGCCGCCCGGGCTCGGCTCCCCCGGCGCGCTCGCGGAGTACCTGGTGGTGGACTCGCCGCGCCACCTGGTGCCGCTGAACGGGCTCGACCCGGTGCAGGCCGCACCGCTGACGGACGCCGGTCTGACGCCGTATCACGCGATCCGGACGTCCCTGCCGAAACTCGTGCCCGGCAGTACGGCGGTGGTGGTCGGAGTCGGCGGCCTGGGCCATCTCGCCGTACAACTGCTGCGGGCGTTGACCCCTGCCCGGGTGGTCGCCCTCGACGTCGGCGAGGAGAAGCTGGAACTGGCCCGCGCCGTCGGCGCACACGAGGCGCTGTTCTCCGACGGCGAGGCGGCGACCCGGGTGCGGGAGCTGACCGACGGCATCGGGGCCGAGGTGGTGCTGGACTTCGTGGGGAGCGAGCCGACCCTTGCGGTGGCCGCCGCGTCGGTGGCGGTGGCGGGCGATGTCACCGTCGTCGGCATCGGCGGAGGCACCCTCGCGGTCGGCTTCGGCGGCGGTCTGCCGTTCGAGGTGTCCGCCTCGGCCCCCTACTGGGGCAGCCGCCGGGAACTCGTCGAAGTCCTCGAACTGGCGCGGCAGGGGCTGGTCCGCTCCCGCGTCGAGACCTTCTCGATCGAGGACGCCCCGACGGCGTACGAGCGTCTGCACGCCGGTGAGGTCGACGGGCGGGCGGTGGTGCTGCCGCACGCCTGA
- a CDS encoding acetyl-CoA C-acyltransferase, producing the protein MPGSVIVAGARTPIGKLMGALSTLSAAELGAHAIAAALAAVRLDPAAVEAVFMGHVVQAGAGPNPARQAAVGAGLPFTVPASTVNKLCLSGLHAIALADLMIASGRHEVVVAGGMESMSGAPHLLRGARTGWKYGAATAEDALDRDALVCAFDGVSMGAATERYQQPYALTREEQDEYSALSHERASRARESGALAAEITPVTVAGRRGETVVESDEGVRPGSTARSLGRLTPAFSSEGTITAGNSSQLSDGGAAVVVMSAERARREGLTPLAEIGAYGTVAGPDPSLLVQPAGAVRDALSRDGRLKASDLDLFEINEAFAGVALASVRELGIPLEKVNVNGGAIALGHPVGMTGARLVLTLAAELRRRGGGSGAAALCGGGGQGDALLLTVPGT; encoded by the coding sequence ATGCCCGGATCCGTCATCGTCGCCGGGGCCAGAACGCCCATCGGCAAGCTGATGGGCGCCCTGAGCACCCTGTCCGCCGCCGAACTCGGCGCGCACGCCATCGCCGCCGCGCTGGCCGCCGTACGCCTGGACCCGGCCGCCGTGGAAGCCGTCTTCATGGGCCATGTCGTCCAGGCCGGAGCCGGTCCCAATCCGGCCCGGCAGGCCGCCGTCGGCGCCGGCCTCCCGTTCACCGTCCCGGCGAGCACCGTCAACAAGCTCTGCCTGTCGGGTCTGCACGCCATCGCCCTGGCCGACCTCATGATCGCCTCCGGACGCCACGAGGTGGTCGTCGCGGGCGGGATGGAGTCCATGTCGGGCGCTCCGCACCTGCTGCGCGGAGCCCGCACCGGCTGGAAATACGGTGCGGCCACGGCCGAGGACGCCCTGGATCGCGACGCGCTCGTCTGCGCCTTCGACGGCGTCTCCATGGGCGCGGCCACCGAGCGGTACCAGCAGCCCTACGCGCTGACCCGCGAAGAGCAGGACGAGTACAGCGCGCTGTCGCACGAACGGGCCTCCCGCGCCCGGGAGTCCGGCGCGCTGGCCGCCGAGATCACCCCGGTCACGGTGGCCGGCCGGCGGGGGGAGACGGTGGTGGAGTCCGACGAGGGCGTCCGGCCGGGGAGCACCGCGCGGAGCCTGGGACGGCTGACCCCCGCTTTCTCCTCCGAGGGCACCATCACCGCCGGCAACTCCTCTCAACTGTCCGACGGCGGCGCCGCCGTCGTCGTGATGAGCGCGGAGCGCGCCCGCCGGGAGGGGCTCACCCCGCTCGCGGAGATCGGCGCCTACGGCACCGTCGCGGGCCCCGACCCCTCGTTGCTCGTCCAGCCGGCCGGCGCGGTCCGTGACGCCCTGTCGCGCGACGGCCGGTTGAAGGCCTCCGACCTCGACCTGTTCGAGATCAACGAGGCGTTCGCCGGCGTCGCCCTGGCCTCCGTACGGGAGTTGGGCATCCCCCTGGAGAAGGTGAACGTCAACGGCGGCGCGATCGCCCTGGGCCACCCGGTCGGCATGACCGGCGCCCGGCTGGTCCTGACCCTCGCGGCCGAACTACGGCGGCGCGGAGGCGGCAGCGGAGCGGCCGCACTGTGCGGGGGCGGCGGCCAGGGCGACGCCCTGCTGCTGACGGTGCCGGGCACATGA
- a CDS encoding acyl-CoA dehydrogenase family protein, protein MSQPDVGTWRTQVGQWLATVLEPVREREPTGEAAGLAVFHNLSDGEERLLLERCRAYQRARFDAGYQALTLPQGNGGAGLSAAHAAAFAQEESAFEVPPSTELISVTVRLVGMAVSLFGTAEQRDTYARAFLRTDLLACQLFSEPGAGSDLAALRTRARQEGDAWVIDGQKVWTSGAQFADHGLLLARTDPDVVKQAGITAFLVPMDDPGVEIRPIRQMSGGASFNEVFLSGVRVPDGMRIGRPGQGWEVANATLAFERTASGGGNRRKGGTFADVLALARSHGRTGDPLVRQRLADLYVRGALRAATVDRVARASAGGGRPGPEASLTKLMASDLLTRTGQTAAELMGARISADTGEPDTFAWTQHLLGAPGYRLAGGTDQIQRNLIAERVLKLPGEPRVDRVPFSELPGN, encoded by the coding sequence ATGTCCCAGCCGGATGTGGGCACCTGGCGCACCCAGGTCGGGCAGTGGCTGGCCACCGTGCTCGAACCGGTCCGGGAGCGGGAGCCCACCGGAGAGGCCGCCGGGCTCGCCGTGTTCCACAATCTCTCCGACGGCGAGGAACGGCTGCTGCTGGAGCGCTGCCGCGCATACCAGCGCGCCCGCTTCGACGCCGGCTACCAGGCGCTGACGCTCCCTCAGGGCAACGGCGGCGCGGGCCTGAGCGCCGCCCACGCGGCGGCCTTCGCCCAGGAGGAGTCGGCGTTCGAGGTGCCGCCGTCGACCGAGCTGATCAGCGTCACGGTGCGTCTGGTGGGAATGGCCGTCTCCCTGTTCGGTACGGCCGAGCAGCGCGACACCTACGCGCGTGCGTTCCTGCGTACGGATCTGCTGGCCTGCCAGCTCTTCAGTGAGCCCGGCGCCGGATCCGACCTCGCCGCGCTGCGCACCCGCGCCCGGCAGGAGGGGGACGCCTGGGTGATCGACGGTCAGAAGGTGTGGACCTCGGGAGCCCAGTTCGCCGACCACGGCCTGCTGCTGGCCCGCACCGACCCGGACGTCGTCAAGCAGGCCGGCATCACCGCCTTCCTGGTCCCGATGGACGACCCCGGCGTGGAGATCCGCCCCATCCGCCAGATGAGCGGCGGAGCCTCCTTCAACGAGGTGTTCCTCAGCGGCGTACGCGTCCCGGACGGGATGCGGATCGGGCGTCCGGGACAGGGGTGGGAGGTGGCCAACGCCACCCTCGCCTTCGAGCGGACGGCCTCGGGCGGCGGCAACCGGCGCAAGGGCGGCACCTTCGCCGACGTGCTCGCTCTCGCGCGCTCGCACGGCCGCACCGGTGACCCCCTGGTCCGCCAGCGACTCGCCGACCTCTATGTGCGCGGCGCGCTGCGGGCGGCCACCGTGGACCGGGTCGCCCGGGCGAGCGCCGGTGGCGGCAGGCCGGGGCCGGAGGCGTCGCTCACCAAGCTCATGGCCTCCGACCTGCTCACCCGTACCGGGCAGACGGCCGCCGAGCTGATGGGTGCCCGGATCAGCGCCGACACCGGAGAGCCGGACACGTTCGCCTGGACGCAGCACCTGCTCGGTGCCCCCGGCTACCGGCTGGCCGGCGGCACCGACCAGATCCAGCGCAACCTGATCGCGGAGCGGGTGCTGAAGCTGCCGGGGGAGCCGCGGGTCGACCGGGTGCCGTTCTCCGAACTGCCCGGCAACTGA
- a CDS encoding ThuA domain-containing protein, translated as MVGPGGCLDAVLVCGGRWHDFDYARLRLLEMLGDHPRVRTRVYQDYDCVPALERADLLVSYTCDVRPRSAQRAALARFVERGGRWLALHGTNAVIEATAPGGPRVFTTPRLLGQVAEVLGSQFLAHPPIGPYEVRVTRPDHPLVAGVGPFTVTDELYVCELHGELEVLLHAEYTGPCRGFEEGDTAARDEAPRPVLYLKRHGSGEVCYFTLGHCRGRYDVQDLGVDDTGRVDRGPWETPEFLTVLGRCLERTVGVPRT; from the coding sequence GTGGTGGGCCCGGGCGGCTGCCTGGACGCCGTACTGGTCTGCGGTGGCAGATGGCACGACTTCGACTACGCGCGGCTGCGGCTGCTGGAGATGCTGGGCGATCACCCCCGGGTGCGCACCAGGGTCTACCAGGACTACGACTGCGTCCCCGCCCTGGAGCGGGCGGACCTGCTGGTCAGCTACACCTGCGACGTGCGGCCCCGGTCGGCGCAGCGGGCCGCGCTGGCACGGTTCGTCGAGCGGGGCGGGCGCTGGCTCGCCCTGCACGGCACCAACGCGGTGATCGAGGCGACCGCCCCCGGCGGACCCCGGGTGTTCACCACCCCCCGGCTGCTCGGGCAGGTGGCCGAGGTGCTCGGCAGCCAGTTCCTGGCGCACCCGCCCATCGGGCCGTACGAGGTACGGGTGACCCGGCCGGACCATCCGCTGGTCGCCGGCGTCGGACCGTTCACGGTCACCGACGAACTGTACGTGTGCGAGCTGCACGGGGAGCTGGAGGTGCTGCTGCACGCCGAGTACACGGGGCCGTGCCGCGGTTTCGAGGAGGGCGACACGGCGGCGCGGGACGAAGCACCGCGTCCCGTCCTCTATCTGAAACGGCACGGTAGCGGTGAGGTCTGCTACTTCACCCTCGGCCACTGCCGGGGCCGTTACGACGTGCAGGACCTCGGCGTGGACGACACCGGGCGGGTGGACCGGGGGCCCTGGGAGACGCCGGAGTTCCTGACGGTGCTCGGGCGGTGCCTGGAGCGGACCGTGGGCGTGCCGCGAACGTAG
- a CDS encoding histidine phosphatase family protein has translation MTELLLIRHGLPVAGVYDPGLSPEGTAQAERLAAWLAHEDLDALYTSPFQRARETAAPLERLTGMTATVLDDLREWDTDVSQPYTPPEQIRADDPRSVALAEGRYEDFVPDLDWDAFRTRATRAMDTILDAHPGERVAAVCHGGITNTYLATVLGLPRMFWFHPDYTSVSRVRVLPGGRIVPHTVNETAHMVAERAVDAVA, from the coding sequence ATGACCGAACTCCTCCTCATCCGGCACGGTCTTCCGGTGGCGGGTGTGTACGACCCGGGGCTGTCGCCGGAGGGCACCGCCCAGGCCGAGCGCCTCGCCGCCTGGCTCGCGCACGAGGACCTCGACGCCCTCTACACCAGCCCCTTCCAGCGTGCCCGCGAGACCGCGGCGCCCCTGGAACGGCTCACCGGCATGACCGCCACCGTCCTGGACGACCTGCGCGAGTGGGACACCGACGTCTCGCAGCCCTACACGCCGCCGGAGCAGATCCGCGCGGACGACCCCCGGTCGGTGGCGCTGGCCGAGGGACGGTACGAGGACTTCGTGCCCGATCTCGACTGGGACGCCTTCCGCACCCGGGCCACGCGGGCCATGGACACCATCCTGGACGCGCACCCCGGCGAGCGGGTCGCGGCCGTGTGCCACGGCGGCATCACCAACACCTACCTCGCGACGGTGCTCGGCCTGCCGCGCATGTTCTGGTTCCATCCCGACTACACCTCGGTCAGCCGGGTGCGGGTGCTGCCGGGAGGCCGGATCGTGCCGCACACGGTCAACGAGACCGCCCACATGGTCGCCGAGCGTGCCGTCGACGCCGTCGCCTGA
- a CDS encoding SDR family NAD(P)-dependent oxidoreductase has product MDLGLTGAKALVTGASRGIGRAIAGTLAAEGCALALCARGEEALAKAAAELRGEGATVFAEAVDVTDPAALAGFVERAAGELGGLDLLVSNVSAGNVKGPKSWEASLRGDLIPFAGLVESALPYLEASDRAAVVAIGTTNASDTARPAGANSYSAMKAAVVQHASALAHALAPRGIRVNTVSPGPVDFPGGAWETIRTSRPEVYEEVLAKLPIGRYGTAEDVAAAVAFLLGRTGSFCVGVNLVVDGGLLTRVQY; this is encoded by the coding sequence ATGGATCTGGGACTGACTGGGGCGAAGGCGCTGGTGACCGGCGCGAGCCGGGGCATCGGCCGGGCGATCGCGGGGACGCTGGCCGCCGAGGGCTGCGCGCTGGCGCTGTGCGCCCGCGGCGAGGAGGCGCTCGCCAAGGCCGCCGCCGAACTGCGCGGCGAGGGAGCGACCGTGTTCGCCGAGGCGGTCGACGTCACCGACCCGGCGGCGCTCGCCGGCTTCGTCGAGCGGGCCGCCGGTGAACTCGGCGGCCTGGACCTGCTGGTGTCCAACGTCTCGGCGGGCAACGTCAAGGGTCCGAAGTCGTGGGAGGCCAGCCTGCGCGGCGACCTGATCCCGTTCGCGGGACTCGTCGAGTCGGCCCTGCCGTATCTGGAGGCCTCCGACCGGGCCGCCGTCGTGGCCATCGGCACCACCAACGCCTCCGACACCGCTCGCCCGGCCGGAGCCAACTCGTACTCCGCCATGAAGGCGGCCGTCGTCCAGCACGCCTCGGCCCTCGCCCACGCCCTCGCCCCGCGGGGCATCCGCGTCAACACCGTCTCGCCCGGCCCCGTCGACTTCCCCGGCGGCGCGTGGGAGACCATCCGCACCAGCCGCCCGGAGGTCTACGAGGAGGTCCTCGCGAAGCTGCCGATCGGCCGCTACGGCACCGCGGAGGACGTGGCCGCGGCGGTGGCGTTCCTGCTCGGCCGGACCGGCTCCTTCTGCGTCGGTGTCAACCTGGTGGTGGACGGCGGGCTGCTGACCCGCGTCCAGTACTGA
- a CDS encoding AMP-binding protein, with translation MSLPSLDRRAHETPDEPALVDDREVLSWSELADQVARASARLLEFAPGPDHRVAVLGDNAIPTLVAHLAGLRAGVGTVAASRQLRTGELVDQLVDAGATGIIAGPAGALVALEAARELGLPLVTHGTPPIGHAFDWKLWLAAATAATVRTDRPARPPLVYTSGTTGRARGTEVRWVSGPAADSAAYLAAMAARPGFPPGPHLVCGPLQHNGPLTSLRHLAAGRPVVVLGRYDAEAFLRRVDEWQVTSTVMVPTHFQRLLALPEEVRTRYDVSSLRQVSHTGSACPPDVKRAMIDWFGPVLTESYGASEAGTVARISSTEWLAHPGSVGRVQPPFEVLVTGDDGGPLPPGELGTLAFRAPEGRGVRYHADPDKTRSAYLSPGVFTLGDVGYVDPDGYIFITDRAADMVVSGGVNLYPAESEAVLLEHPAVTEVAVIGVPDPDFGESLRALVVTAADEPPAAELDRFCRDRLAAYKCPKSYEFVPELLRNAMGKLDKRAMRRPYWRSERTIAG, from the coding sequence ATGTCCCTGCCATCACTCGACCGTCGCGCCCACGAGACACCCGACGAACCCGCCCTGGTGGACGACCGGGAGGTGCTGTCCTGGTCCGAGCTCGCCGACCAGGTCGCGCGGGCGTCGGCGCGGCTGCTGGAGTTCGCCCCCGGCCCGGACCACCGGGTCGCCGTCCTCGGCGACAACGCGATCCCCACGCTGGTGGCCCATCTGGCCGGACTGCGCGCCGGGGTGGGCACCGTGGCCGCCTCCCGCCAGTTGAGGACGGGCGAACTCGTCGACCAGCTCGTCGACGCGGGCGCGACCGGCATCATCGCCGGACCCGCCGGCGCTCTCGTCGCGCTGGAGGCGGCGCGCGAACTGGGCCTGCCCCTCGTGACCCACGGAACCCCGCCGATCGGCCATGCCTTCGACTGGAAGCTGTGGCTGGCGGCGGCGACCGCGGCGACCGTCCGCACGGACCGGCCCGCCCGGCCGCCCCTCGTCTACACCTCGGGCACCACCGGCCGGGCGCGTGGCACCGAGGTGCGCTGGGTGAGCGGGCCGGCCGCCGACAGCGCCGCCTACCTGGCCGCGATGGCCGCCCGGCCCGGCTTCCCGCCGGGCCCCCATCTGGTGTGCGGCCCGCTCCAGCACAACGGACCGCTGACCTCGCTGCGGCACCTGGCGGCCGGCCGGCCGGTGGTGGTACTCGGCCGCTACGACGCCGAGGCGTTCCTGCGCCGTGTCGACGAGTGGCAGGTCACCTCCACCGTGATGGTGCCGACCCACTTCCAGCGGCTGCTCGCCCTGCCGGAAGAGGTGCGCACCCGGTACGACGTCTCCAGCCTGCGGCAGGTCTCGCACACCGGGTCCGCATGCCCGCCGGACGTCAAGCGAGCCATGATCGACTGGTTCGGACCGGTGCTGACCGAGTCGTACGGAGCGAGCGAGGCGGGCACGGTGGCCCGCATCAGCAGCACCGAGTGGCTGGCGCACCCGGGCTCGGTCGGCCGCGTCCAGCCCCCGTTCGAGGTCCTGGTGACCGGCGACGACGGCGGCCCGCTGCCGCCCGGCGAGCTCGGCACGCTGGCGTTCCGGGCCCCGGAGGGCCGGGGGGTGCGCTACCACGCCGACCCGGACAAGACCCGGTCCGCCTACCTCTCCCCGGGCGTCTTCACCCTCGGCGACGTCGGCTACGTCGACCCGGACGGCTACATCTTCATCACCGACCGGGCCGCCGACATGGTGGTCTCCGGCGGGGTCAACCTGTACCCGGCCGAGAGCGAGGCGGTGCTCCTGGAGCACCCCGCGGTCACCGAGGTCGCGGTCATCGGCGTGCCCGACCCGGATTTCGGCGAGTCGCTGCGGGCCCTGGTCGTCACGGCGGCGGACGAACCGCCGGCAGCGGAGCTGGACCGGTTCTGCCGCGACCGGCTGGCCGCCTACAAGTGCCCCAAGTCGTACGAGTTCGTCCCGGAACTCCTGCGCAACGCCATGGGCAAGCTCGACAAACGCGCCATGCGACGCCCCTACTGGCGTTCCGAGCGGACCATCGCCGGCTGA
- a CDS encoding sugar ABC transporter ATP-binding protein: MHAETPVRSAGSDGTDRPVLRVSGLSKRFGGTQALDDVDLDLAHGEIHALIGPNGSGKSTLIKILAGYHHAAPGAVAELDGEPFDLGQVTASRHDRLRFVHQELGLVGELSATDNLALSRGFARTAFGNIRWPEMERRTTALVERFGLGIDVRRPLSAATPVQRAVVAIAAALQGWEGRRGVLVLDEPTAVLPPGEVARLFDIVREVRDAGASVLYVSHRMDEIFALADRVTVIRGGRRIATRRVAELTPRSLAELMAGEKTKTEHRPRSATGSDSRSDSGEAALEVRGLSAGPVRGVGFTLARGERLGITGLVGSGHEVVPYAVCGAYGGSVRGQVRVPARSARWIDAKDAGRHGIPLVPADRAGEGVIGDFSVAENLTLPLLDRLRARTGRLLRRRDTALAEDWIRQVGVRTAGRRPAGARITTLSGGNQQKVVMARCLAQRPPVLVLCEPTAGVDIATRLQLYDLIERQAEDGMGVIVSSSDTEDLLALCTRVLVVRDGRIVREISGRDITEPALVHAMEGTD, translated from the coding sequence GCACGCTGAAACGCCGGTCCGGTCGGCGGGATCGGACGGAACCGACCGGCCCGTGCTGCGGGTGTCCGGGCTGTCGAAGCGATTCGGCGGCACCCAGGCTCTCGACGACGTCGACCTCGACCTCGCCCACGGCGAGATCCACGCGCTGATCGGGCCCAACGGCTCCGGCAAGTCCACCCTCATCAAGATCCTCGCCGGATATCACCACGCGGCCCCGGGGGCGGTCGCCGAACTCGACGGTGAGCCGTTCGACCTGGGCCAGGTCACCGCCTCACGGCACGACCGGCTCCGCTTCGTCCACCAGGAGCTCGGGCTGGTGGGCGAACTGAGCGCCACGGACAACCTCGCGCTCAGCCGCGGCTTCGCCCGTACGGCCTTCGGCAACATCCGCTGGCCGGAGATGGAACGCCGGACGACCGCACTGGTCGAACGGTTCGGCCTCGGCATCGACGTACGCCGTCCCCTGTCGGCGGCCACCCCCGTCCAGCGCGCGGTGGTGGCCATCGCCGCCGCCCTGCAGGGCTGGGAGGGCCGCCGCGGCGTCCTGGTGCTCGACGAGCCGACCGCCGTACTGCCGCCCGGTGAGGTGGCCCGGCTCTTCGACATCGTGCGGGAGGTCCGGGACGCCGGGGCGAGCGTCCTGTACGTATCGCACCGGATGGACGAGATCTTCGCGCTGGCCGACCGGGTCACCGTGATCCGCGGCGGACGCCGGATCGCCACCCGCCGGGTCGCCGAGCTCACCCCCCGGTCGCTGGCGGAACTCATGGCGGGCGAGAAGACGAAGACCGAACACCGACCCCGGTCGGCCACCGGATCCGACTCCCGATCCGACTCCGGCGAGGCGGCGCTGGAGGTCCGCGGTCTGTCGGCCGGCCCCGTGCGCGGCGTCGGCTTCACCCTTGCCCGGGGCGAACGGCTGGGCATCACCGGCCTGGTCGGCTCCGGCCACGAGGTGGTGCCGTACGCGGTGTGCGGCGCGTACGGGGGTTCCGTGCGCGGTCAGGTGCGGGTGCCAGCGCGGTCCGCGCGCTGGATCGACGCCAAGGACGCGGGTCGGCACGGCATCCCGCTGGTCCCCGCGGACCGGGCGGGCGAGGGCGTGATCGGTGACTTCTCGGTCGCCGAGAACCTCACCCTCCCCCTGCTCGACCGGCTCCGCGCCCGGACCGGACGGCTGCTCCGGCGCCGCGACACCGCACTCGCCGAGGACTGGATCCGGCAGGTGGGCGTGCGCACGGCCGGGCGCCGGCCGGCCGGCGCCCGGATCACCACGCTGAGCGGCGGCAACCAGCAGAAGGTCGTCATGGCCCGCTGCCTGGCCCAGCGGCCGCCGGTACTGGTGCTGTGCGAGCCCACGGCCGGCGTCGACATCGCGACCCGTCTCCAGCTCTACGACCTGATCGAGCGTCAGGCCGAGGACGGCATGGGCGTGATCGTGTCCTCGTCCGACACCGAGGACCTGCTCGCGCTGTGCACCCGCGTCCTGGTGGTACGGGACGGCCGGATCGTACGGGAGATCAGCGGCCGGGACATCACCGAGCCCGCGCTGGTCCACGCCATGGAAGGGACCGACTGA